A part of Thermocrinis albus DSM 14484 genomic DNA contains:
- the nifB gene encoding nitrogenase cofactor biosynthesis protein NifB translates to MSGCHSKQCGLGSDDLSFLPEDIRRKVENHPCYSQEAHHFYARMHVAVAPACNIQCNYCNRKYDCANESRPGVVSELLTPEEAAKKVLAVAMEIPQLTVVGIAGPGDPLANPERTFRTFELIKEKAPDIKLCLSTNGLVLDKYINKIKDLEIDHVTITINAVSVDTASKIYPWIFYNHRRYRDKEAAKILLEKQYEGLQACVENGILVKVNTVFVPEINGEEIPELSKKVRSMGAFLHNIMPYVEGEGTAFSKAGIRPPTPQELKEMQEKCEGNMNLMRHCRQCRADAIGLLGEDRGQEFTKDKLSKININYDPNWRKQIHEEIEKEREKLRKARELLFGETENEGPKVLVAVASKGNMLVNEHFGTAKEFLIYEVSAKGAKFIHHRKVTPYCHGSISCLEGENILEDTIAKLSDCKAIIAAKIGFEPRDVLKQRNIDCVDEFAYLSIDEALARYYKKYVLKEEVPVGTNGG, encoded by the coding sequence ATGAGTGGTTGCCATTCTAAACAATGTGGGTTAGGAAGTGATGATCTATCTTTCCTTCCAGAAGATATAAGAAGGAAGGTAGAGAATCACCCCTGTTATTCTCAGGAAGCACATCATTTTTACGCAAGAATGCATGTTGCCGTTGCACCTGCCTGCAACATACAGTGTAACTACTGTAACAGAAAGTACGACTGTGCCAACGAATCCAGACCTGGGGTTGTAAGTGAACTGTTAACCCCAGAAGAAGCAGCAAAGAAGGTCCTGGCTGTAGCCATGGAAATACCACAACTTACCGTGGTGGGTATAGCTGGCCCCGGTGATCCTCTGGCAAATCCAGAAAGAACCTTCAGAACCTTTGAACTCATAAAAGAAAAGGCTCCAGACATAAAGCTGTGCCTTTCCACAAACGGCTTGGTGTTGGACAAGTATATCAACAAGATAAAGGATCTTGAAATAGATCACGTAACTATCACTATCAACGCTGTGAGTGTAGACACAGCATCCAAGATATATCCTTGGATCTTTTACAATCACAGAAGATATAGAGATAAAGAAGCCGCCAAAATACTTCTAGAAAAGCAGTACGAAGGCTTACAGGCATGTGTTGAAAACGGCATTCTGGTAAAAGTAAACACTGTTTTTGTACCGGAGATAAATGGAGAAGAGATACCAGAACTTTCCAAAAAGGTTAGATCCATGGGGGCCTTCTTACACAACATCATGCCTTACGTAGAAGGTGAGGGTACAGCATTCTCAAAAGCAGGCATAAGACCACCCACTCCGCAAGAACTGAAGGAGATGCAAGAAAAATGCGAAGGAAATATGAACCTTATGAGACACTGTAGACAATGCAGAGCTGATGCTATAGGACTTTTGGGAGAAGATAGAGGTCAGGAATTTACCAAGGATAAGTTAAGTAAGATAAACATAAACTACGACCCTAACTGGCGAAAACAGATCCATGAGGAAATAGAAAAGGAAAGAGAAAAACTCCGCAAGGCAAGAGAACTGTTGTTTGGAGAAACGGAAAACGAAGGTCCAAAAGTCCTCGTTGCTGTAGCATCTAAGGGCAATATGCTGGTAAACGAACACTTTGGTACAGCAAAAGAGTTTCTTATCTATGAGGTCAGTGCTAAGGGTGCCAAGTTCATACATCACAGAAAAGTTACTCCTTATTGCCACGGCTCTATATCTTGCCTGGAGGGTGAAAACATCCTAGAAGATACCATAGCAAAACTATCAGACTGCAAAGCCATCATAGCCGCCAAGATAGGTTTCGAACCGCGGGACGTACTTAAACAGAGGAACATAGATTGTGTTGACGAATTCGCTTATCTCAGTATAGATGAGGCGTTGGCAAGATACTATAAAAAATACGTACTCAAGGAGGAAGTTCCAGTGGGTACTAACGGAGGATAA
- a CDS encoding aldehyde ferredoxin oxidoreductase family protein, with amino-acid sequence MSYWKRYLLIDLTSRTTETYDISQDTVEKFLGGNGIGVYLLHKLTKRGVDPLSPHNPVIINTGPANGTLVPMSSKFCVVSKSPQTNGFTKGFCGGTFGNELKYAGYDGVIIMGCSDEWVHIHIEDDKVYFNPADYLKGCTTSFTQKMIREKFGRDVGCLVIGPAGENLVKYACLISDLRAVGTGGMGAVLGYKKVKAISVRGTKLVRPVNPERLLTFVKEFEKAVYQHPGVKNLAMFGTAAGVLHLQHLGALPSYNWQRETFDDAEKISGEALRSKVIKDVACMGCIVPCGKYTVGKETFTVGPEYEGIFAMGTIIGNRDLDTLIDLDRLTDELGLGQIQAGGVVAWVMECYEKGLLSKDDLDGLDMKFGNTESVARLLKKIAYREGIGDCLAEGSERASDILGVGRDFVMTVKGMEIAGHSPRAVKTQAIGYAVSNRGPVHCDIRPGMEENNITPLGDPTNKGSVAKELAVWTSVVNSIIYCLSAERVVGLKLNDSILNMVNALMDWHLDMSDLNIIGERIYTLERLFNIREGFSKNDDTLPRRIREEATERGYITTDDELKSMIEEFYTAFGWDKDGVPTQETLKRLSLEEFIHDT; translated from the coding sequence ATGAGCTACTGGAAGAGGTACTTACTCATAGATCTAACCAGTAGGACCACAGAAACCTACGATATATCTCAAGATACCGTAGAGAAATTCTTAGGAGGTAATGGTATAGGAGTGTATCTTCTACACAAACTCACAAAGAGAGGTGTAGATCCTCTCTCACCACATAATCCGGTAATTATAAATACAGGACCTGCTAACGGAACTCTTGTACCCATGTCGTCCAAGTTCTGTGTAGTATCCAAATCACCACAAACTAATGGCTTCACAAAGGGCTTTTGTGGAGGTACCTTCGGTAATGAACTCAAGTATGCAGGATACGATGGTGTGATAATTATGGGATGCAGTGATGAATGGGTTCATATACACATAGAAGATGATAAAGTTTACTTTAATCCTGCAGATTACCTGAAGGGATGTACTACTAGTTTTACTCAGAAAATGATAAGAGAAAAGTTTGGTAGAGATGTTGGTTGTTTGGTAATAGGCCCCGCCGGTGAGAACTTGGTGAAGTATGCGTGCTTAATATCGGATCTAAGGGCCGTAGGAACCGGTGGCATGGGTGCGGTACTTGGTTACAAGAAGGTCAAGGCTATATCCGTAAGGGGTACTAAGCTTGTGAGACCCGTAAATCCAGAAAGGTTGCTTACCTTCGTTAAGGAGTTTGAAAAAGCTGTTTATCAACATCCTGGAGTGAAGAATCTCGCAATGTTTGGAACTGCCGCTGGCGTACTTCATCTTCAACATTTGGGAGCTTTACCTTCTTATAATTGGCAAAGGGAGACCTTTGATGATGCAGAAAAAATCAGTGGAGAAGCTTTGAGGAGTAAAGTCATTAAGGACGTAGCGTGTATGGGATGTATAGTTCCCTGCGGTAAGTATACGGTGGGTAAAGAAACCTTCACAGTAGGACCAGAGTACGAAGGGATCTTTGCCATGGGTACCATAATAGGTAACAGAGATTTAGATACACTCATAGACTTAGATCGTTTAACAGATGAGTTAGGGTTAGGACAGATACAGGCAGGCGGTGTGGTAGCTTGGGTAATGGAGTGTTACGAAAAAGGGTTGTTAAGTAAGGATGACTTAGACGGTTTGGATATGAAATTTGGGAACACAGAGTCGGTCGCACGTCTGCTGAAAAAGATTGCATACAGGGAAGGTATAGGTGATTGTTTAGCTGAAGGATCAGAAAGAGCCTCAGATATACTGGGTGTGGGGAGGGATTTTGTAATGACTGTAAAGGGTATGGAGATAGCGGGACACTCTCCACGTGCGGTAAAGACGCAAGCCATAGGTTATGCTGTGTCCAACAGAGGACCAGTTCACTGTGATATAAGGCCGGGCATGGAGGAGAACAACATAACACCTCTTGGAGATCCAACCAACAAAGGATCAGTGGCAAAAGAGCTGGCCGTGTGGACCAGTGTAGTGAACAGTATAATCTACTGTCTGAGCGCGGAGAGGGTGGTGGGTCTCAAGCTGAACGACAGCATACTAAATATGGTTAACGCATTGATGGACTGGCATTTAGACATGTCTGATCTTAATATAATAGGAGAACGTATATACACGCTAGAAAGACTGTTTAACATACGCGAAGGTTTTTCTAAGAATGATGATACATTACCCAGAAGAATAAGAGAAGAGGCTACAGAAAGAGGATACATAACAACAGATGATGAACTGAAAAGTATGATAGAAGAGTTTTACACCGCTTTTGGATGGGACAAAGATGGTGTACCTACACAGGAGACTCTAAAGAGACTTTCTCTTGAGGAGTTTATTCATGATACTTGA
- a CDS encoding nitrogen fixation protein NifZ, producing MKTREISVGDIVRLRKKIKNDGTFPGVPWGEVIVDKGEVGVVMDIGYFLMTNKVYTVYFPRLDILVGCLGSELEVVDESQETGTIQRESDRAG from the coding sequence ATGAAAACGCGTGAGATCTCTGTAGGAGATATAGTAAGGCTTAGAAAAAAGATAAAGAACGATGGTACTTTTCCAGGTGTGCCTTGGGGCGAAGTTATAGTAGATAAAGGTGAGGTAGGTGTCGTTATGGATATAGGTTACTTTCTTATGACTAATAAGGTTTACACAGTTTATTTTCCACGACTTGATATCTTAGTGGGTTGTTTAGGAAGTGAGTTGGAGGTGGTAGATGAAAGCCAAGAAACAGGTACTATTCAGAGGGAAAGTGATAGAGCTGGATAG
- the nifW gene encoding nitrogenase-stabilizing/protective protein NifW, producing the protein MNIFKDLESLRDAEDFFRYFNLEYDENILNPYRLHIMKKFSECIHKAMQHEDAPQDTIYENIRECLKQAYNSFLTTSPIEQRLFKVHKEAVKNFFINIEVKKDENA; encoded by the coding sequence ATGAATATATTCAAAGACTTAGAATCTTTACGGGATGCGGAAGACTTTTTCAGATACTTCAACTTAGAGTATGATGAAAACATCCTTAACCCCTACAGGCTTCATATAATGAAAAAATTCAGCGAATGCATACATAAAGCGATGCAACATGAGGATGCACCGCAGGATACAATTTACGAAAATATAAGAGAGTGTCTCAAACAGGCTTATAATAGTTTCTTAACGACTAGCCCAATAGAGCAAAGACTCTTTAAAGTGCACAAAGAAGCGGTGAAAAACTTTTTTATAAATATCGAGGTAAAGAAAGATGAAAACGCGTGA
- the nifT gene encoding putative nitrogen fixation protein NifT, with protein sequence MKATFRKNINGQIEVYIPKKDLEAVVIEIQKEGDGWGGIFKLSNGWVLEVPYHDKEPSFPITLEVKKIGEEVVT encoded by the coding sequence ATGAAGGCCACTTTCAGAAAGAACATAAATGGTCAGATAGAAGTGTATATACCTAAGAAAGATTTAGAGGCTGTGGTGATAGAAATTCAGAAGGAAGGAGATGGTTGGGGTGGTATCTTCAAGCTCTCCAACGGTTGGGTTTTGGAGGTACCATATCACGACAAAGAGCCGTCGTTCCCCATAACTTTGGAAGTGAAAAAAATTGGCGAGGAGGTAGTGACATGA
- a CDS encoding P-II family nitrogen regulator yields the protein MKEIWAVIRRDKYADTKRALDEIGCGAMSIHSVWGRGMQKGFVMSEVESEFASYATSAPKLVPTPASLVNEGATLTRPVVYVPKKLLVMVVPDDKVDAVVETIIKVNRTGNYGDGKIFIMPVEEAITVRTGEKEV from the coding sequence ATGAAAGAGATATGGGCCGTTATTAGGAGAGATAAGTACGCAGATACGAAAAGGGCCCTTGACGAGATAGGGTGTGGTGCTATGAGTATACATTCTGTATGGGGCAGGGGAATGCAGAAGGGTTTTGTTATGTCAGAGGTGGAGAGTGAGTTTGCATCTTACGCTACGAGTGCTCCTAAGCTTGTACCCACACCTGCGTCCTTGGTGAACGAGGGCGCTACTTTAACAAGACCTGTCGTATATGTACCTAAAAAACTACTGGTGATGGTGGTTCCAGATGACAAGGTGGATGCTGTGGTAGAAACCATCATAAAGGTTAACAGAACGGGAAATTACGGAGACGGAAAGATTTTCATAATGCCAGTTGAAGAAGCTATAACGGTAAGAACTGGAGAAAAGGAGGTTTGA
- a CDS encoding 4Fe-4S binding protein — MPYSIKKDLCISCYACEDQCPTKAISHNEEGEFFIDPTVCVECEGFYEEPQCLAICPIDGCIVKLSEVEEV; from the coding sequence ATGCCGTACTCTATAAAGAAAGACCTTTGCATCTCCTGTTATGCGTGTGAAGATCAATGCCCTACCAAAGCCATTTCTCATAACGAGGAAGGTGAGTTCTTTATAGATCCTACCGTTTGTGTGGAGTGTGAAGGTTTTTATGAGGAACCTCAGTGTCTTGCTATATGTCCCATAGATGGTTGCATAGTAAAGCTATCGGAGGTGGAGGAGGTGTAA
- a CDS encoding 4Fe-4S dicluster domain-containing protein yields the protein MIVIRVNLELCIGCRRCMMACSFMKTGGFNPRYSSLIILTDIGNKPEAYLLSSCESCKDYVCVEFCSPGAIEYKP from the coding sequence GTGATAGTGATAAGGGTGAACTTGGAACTGTGCATTGGATGTAGGAGGTGTATGATGGCTTGCTCTTTTATGAAAACGGGTGGATTCAACCCGAGATACTCCTCTTTGATTATCCTTACAGATATAGGGAACAAACCAGAGGCCTACTTACTATCATCCTGTGAATCCTGTAAAGATTACGTCTGCGTGGAATTTTGTTCGCCAGGTGCTATAGAGTACAAGCCATGA
- a CDS encoding c-type cytochrome, translated as MWYVPVVGSATIIGIIASIHVLASHTSVGASILLAYLATKAYRERQPQIYEYIKKYLLGLLVFSYVSGSITGPGIWFSATVVNPRGISALIHNFVWVWAAEWIWFVAEVTLVYILYYTLGKLDEKSWLRLAWTFAIGSWATMYIIVGILSFMLSPGHEKWFETGNILDAFYNKNYFPHLLERTSFMFAIAGTVGIAIAALMKKDLPEKVYKDIVKTVSYWGIGGTVFGLMFFAWYVSTLPERSITILNNVIPMYLKLPILIMILVVLAHFVFTAVKPTSAKFYLAYPIYAMIFFAAVYPEEKIRETLRKPFVAGEFVWVNQIIARDVPAKGIKSEVPLIDQKGLLATHPFVPESLKKITPQNQIEAGKAMAILACSGCHNVTGSTGLRPFGQKFAGMTDPEAVYNFLKSYLRENPPPYMPKLVGTDEEIRALAAYIAHLVSGGSTTAKK; from the coding sequence ATGTGGTACGTGCCCGTGGTGGGCAGTGCTACCATCATAGGCATCATAGCTTCCATCCACGTTCTGGCTTCTCACACGTCGGTAGGTGCTTCTATACTGCTAGCTTACTTGGCCACCAAAGCGTACCGAGAGCGCCAGCCCCAGATCTACGAGTACATCAAGAAGTACTTACTTGGACTTTTGGTGTTCTCTTACGTAAGTGGTTCTATAACTGGTCCTGGTATATGGTTTTCCGCCACCGTTGTAAACCCGAGAGGAATATCCGCCCTCATTCACAACTTCGTGTGGGTGTGGGCTGCAGAATGGATATGGTTCGTAGCGGAAGTGACCCTTGTTTACATTCTCTACTACACCTTGGGTAAATTGGATGAGAAAAGCTGGCTACGCTTAGCGTGGACCTTCGCCATCGGATCGTGGGCCACTATGTACATAATAGTGGGTATTCTCTCCTTCATGCTGTCACCGGGTCACGAAAAGTGGTTTGAGACGGGCAACATACTGGATGCTTTTTACAACAAAAACTACTTCCCTCACCTTCTGGAAAGAACCTCCTTCATGTTTGCTATAGCAGGTACGGTGGGTATAGCCATAGCTGCTCTTATGAAGAAGGATCTGCCAGAAAAAGTCTACAAGGACATTGTTAAGACAGTCTCTTATTGGGGAATAGGTGGTACAGTTTTCGGCCTTATGTTCTTTGCATGGTATGTATCTACCCTCCCAGAAAGAAGCATCACCATTCTCAACAACGTGATACCCATGTACCTCAAGCTACCCATCCTCATCATGATACTGGTGGTTCTAGCTCACTTTGTGTTTACAGCTGTTAAACCAACCTCTGCTAAGTTCTACCTGGCCTATCCCATATACGCCATGATCTTCTTCGCCGCCGTTTATCCAGAAGAGAAAATAAGGGAGACCCTCAGGAAACCTTTCGTGGCTGGTGAGTTCGTTTGGGTCAACCAGATAATAGCGAGAGATGTCCCCGCAAAGGGTATAAAGTCTGAGGTTCCTCTCATAGATCAGAAAGGACTCTTGGCAACCCATCCCTTTGTACCGGAGAGCCTCAAGAAGATAACTCCTCAGAACCAGATAGAGGCAGGAAAAGCCATGGCCATACTAGCGTGTTCTGGCTGTCATAACGTGACAGGAAGCACAGGTCTTAGACCTTTCGGGCAGAAGTTCGCCGGTATGACGGATCCCGAGGCTGTGTATAACTTTCTCAAAAGCTACCTGCGTGAAAACCCACCTCCTTACATGCCTAAGTTAGTGGGGACTGACGAAGAGATAAGGGCTCTTGCTGCTTACATAGCTCATCTTGTATCGGGTGGTTCTACCACCGCAAAGAAATAA
- a CDS encoding P-II family nitrogen regulator — protein MKLVRAFIRPEKEQEVVLALEGAGFPALTKMSVLGRGKQKGLKIGDVTYEELPKTLLLIVVKDEEVEKVVNTIMNHARTGNIGDGKIFVSPVEKAITIRTGEVEV, from the coding sequence ATGAAGTTAGTGAGAGCCTTTATAAGGCCGGAGAAAGAGCAGGAAGTAGTACTGGCATTGGAGGGAGCTGGGTTTCCCGCCCTTACCAAAATGTCCGTTTTGGGAAGGGGTAAGCAGAAAGGCCTGAAAATAGGAGACGTAACCTACGAAGAGTTACCCAAAACTCTTTTACTGATCGTGGTAAAGGACGAAGAAGTGGAGAAGGTGGTCAACACTATAATGAATCATGCCAGAACGGGAAACATAGGTGATGGAAAGATCTTCGTAAGTCCTGTTGAAAAAGCTATTACTATAAGAACTGGGGAGGTGGAGGTATGA
- a CDS encoding LeuA family protein, producing MRVYITDTTLREGIQSPSLELSLEERYALFNHLVSLNFYEIEVGVPAKGEEEREYIRKLTKGEHADRVIVWNRANIKDIEYSLSCNVKKVEVAFPVSDIMIEKKLRKSREYLKGLAKEIVPCCKEKGLYLSVGLEDASRADYNFLLEFVELVKTHGADRVRLSDTVGVMNPLSVAKVVKDLSNITDVEVHFHNDFGMATANAVVAVMSGAKFVNSSLLGLGERCGITPTEEVVIYLEVILGINTGIDIRKLYEKIREFVNMTGIKVHDNKPIIGTNAFTNKSRIHIDGLSKSKDTYLPFDPQLIGEMSKICKGYYS from the coding sequence ATGAGAGTTTATATAACTGACACTACTTTACGAGAAGGTATACAGTCTCCTTCGTTGGAACTATCCCTTGAGGAAAGATACGCCTTATTTAACCATTTGGTATCTTTAAACTTTTACGAAATAGAAGTAGGGGTCCCGGCAAAAGGTGAAGAAGAGAGAGAATACATAAGAAAGCTTACGAAGGGTGAGCACGCCGACAGAGTTATAGTATGGAACAGAGCAAACATAAAGGATATAGAGTATTCCCTTTCCTGTAATGTAAAGAAGGTGGAAGTGGCCTTTCCTGTATCCGATATCATGATAGAGAAAAAGTTGAGAAAAAGTAGAGAATACCTTAAGGGTCTTGCAAAAGAAATTGTTCCATGCTGTAAAGAAAAAGGTCTTTATCTGTCGGTAGGGCTTGAGGATGCTTCTCGAGCGGACTATAACTTTCTTTTAGAGTTTGTTGAATTGGTAAAGACTCATGGAGCGGATAGAGTAAGACTGTCGGACACAGTTGGTGTTATGAATCCTTTGAGTGTTGCAAAGGTGGTAAAAGATCTTTCTAACATCACAGATGTAGAGGTTCATTTTCATAACGACTTTGGTATGGCAACAGCTAACGCAGTAGTGGCAGTTATGAGTGGAGCGAAGTTTGTAAATTCTTCCCTCTTAGGGTTAGGAGAAAGATGTGGTATTACCCCAACAGAGGAAGTTGTGATCTATTTGGAAGTAATTTTGGGAATAAATACAGGTATTGATATAAGAAAATTGTATGAAAAAATAAGAGAGTTTGTCAATATGACAGGCATAAAAGTACATGACAACAAACCTATCATAGGCACAAATGCTTTTACCAACAAATCCAGAATACACATAGACGGATTATCTAAATCAAAAGATACTTATCTTCCATTTGACCCTCAACTAATAGGAGAGATGTCAAAGATATGTAAAGGTTATTATTCCTAA
- a CDS encoding MoaD/ThiS family protein: MKVKLLGYLAYRVGHDTVEVYGVRSVRELIRSLAKFYGMEEVFFKDGDVWEGVLIIVNGKLVGIDFEDLKEEDEIVLSLPTAGG; this comes from the coding sequence ATGAAGGTAAAGCTATTGGGATATCTTGCTTACCGTGTGGGGCATGACACCGTTGAGGTGTATGGTGTGAGGAGTGTAAGAGAACTGATCCGATCCCTTGCCAAGTTCTATGGGATGGAGGAAGTGTTCTTTAAAGATGGTGATGTGTGGGAAGGTGTTTTGATCATAGTTAATGGGAAACTTGTGGGCATAGATTTTGAAGATCTAAAAGAAGAGGATGAGATAGTTCTATCCTTACCTACTGCAGGAGGGTGA
- a CDS encoding aminotransferase class V-fold PLP-dependent enzyme codes for MILDAYSSAPLPDMLDEQKQNLMYFFLNPSSSNMMSMRSKEILVRSRRSVAQFLGCSDSEVIFTSSSTESNNLAIKGVLFNSLLNTRKGNIVTTDWEHISIHHPIKSMQRLFGFGVVYIKTDSRGEFDVEDLRNVINEDTLLFTIGAVCRETATIRDVASIVRKVKSINPNVICHVDLWGLYYPTDYIPIGEIDIATLDGPFLLAPQGISALYVKKGVRLRPLIEGGIQERGIRAGEGNLFGIFSLGYSLKFLTDNKNAIVLSLKEADNLLTEYIHLPALYNPNRKALGLFSYGIKTDAEMFVSLLEKHGFLLGTSSPCMLNDVKKITKVKIGDFQDILFIRIPPLTPLSYLKDLAEKIKVISEGSKL; via the coding sequence ATGATACTTGATGCTTATTCTTCTGCACCTCTTCCAGATATGTTGGACGAACAGAAACAAAATTTGATGTACTTCTTTTTAAATCCGTCATCTTCAAATATGATGTCAATGAGATCTAAAGAAATACTTGTAAGGTCAAGGAGAAGTGTGGCACAGTTCTTAGGATGTTCTGACTCGGAGGTGATATTCACCTCAAGTTCAACTGAAAGCAACAACTTAGCTATAAAAGGTGTTTTATTTAACAGCTTGTTAAACACAAGGAAAGGGAACATAGTAACAACAGATTGGGAACATATCTCCATCCATCATCCTATCAAAAGTATGCAAAGACTGTTTGGGTTCGGTGTGGTGTATATAAAGACTGATTCACGGGGAGAGTTTGACGTAGAAGATTTAAGAAATGTTATAAACGAGGATACATTGCTGTTTACTATAGGAGCTGTATGCAGAGAGACGGCCACCATAAGAGATGTAGCTTCCATAGTTAGGAAAGTAAAGAGCATCAATCCAAATGTCATATGTCACGTAGACCTATGGGGGCTTTATTATCCTACAGACTATATCCCTATTGGAGAGATAGATATAGCAACCTTAGATGGACCCTTTTTGTTAGCTCCTCAAGGAATATCAGCCCTATATGTTAAAAAGGGAGTAAGGTTAAGGCCCCTTATAGAAGGTGGTATACAAGAAAGGGGAATAAGGGCAGGAGAAGGAAACTTGTTTGGTATCTTTTCTCTTGGGTACTCACTGAAGTTTTTAACTGATAACAAGAATGCTATTGTCCTCTCTCTCAAAGAAGCCGACAATCTATTAACAGAATATATACATCTTCCAGCTCTCTATAACCCAAATAGAAAAGCTTTGGGGTTGTTCTCTTACGGTATAAAAACAGATGCTGAGATGTTTGTCAGTTTGTTAGAAAAACATGGATTCCTTTTGGGAACCTCCTCTCCATGTATGCTAAACGATGTAAAAAAGATAACAAAGGTAAAAATAGGGGATTTTCAGGATATTCTGTTTATAAGGATACCACCTTTAACACCACTCAGTTACCTTAAGGATCTAGCTGAAAAAATAAAAGTTATATCTGAAGGTTCCAAGTTATGA